Part of the Leptolyngbya sp. BL0902 genome, TAACCCCCTCTGGCCTGACTTCTGGGGTAGGCGCGCTGGCAGAACTCGATTTTGATGAGATCTTTTTGTGTTTTTTGAGCACAATACTATCATCCAGGTTGACCTAGGTTCCTCGGGCTTTCAGGGGTCAGGTGGGTTGCAGCATTCGAGACAGATCCCATGGGGCCAAATGATCATCTACCTAACGACCCGTCCCTCCTATCGGCGGCGGCGGCCAATGAGGCTATGCGGGGCCTTAGCCAAGACTTGGAGGCTCTGCGCCAAAAGATCTCCGCTCAGTTGGCCGACGACATCACTTACCTGCAAACCCGAAAGCAGCGGTTGATGGCGGATATTGAGACCTTGGAGGATGATTTTTCCCAGCTCAAGGCGGAGTATCAGGCTTTGCGGGCTAGCCAGGGACAGTTGCTCAGTGAGCAGCAGATGGCCCAGCAGCAGGTGTGGGCCAAACGGCTGGCCCAGGCCCTAGCTACGCACCTCCAGGCTCGCCTCACCGAATCGCTGTTGGCTCCGGGGGTGGTCACTGGGGGAGATACGCTGACCTCCTTCACCGAAGCCAGCGAGCGTCTATCGGCCCTCGACCAAAGCCTCCACAGTGCCCTCAAGGCGATCCAGCAAGACCTGCAAGGCTACCAGAGTAGTTTGTCCCAGCAGGTGAGCCGGATGCACAGCATGGAGCAGCAGGGAGAGGCGATCCTAGAAGCTCTGGTGACGCGCCTCAGCCAGCAACTTCAGGGGCAGATGGTGCAACCCCAGCGGATGCCGAGTCGGAGTCCGGCGGAGGGGGCGCTGCTGCCCAGCCCGCGCACCCCTGAGCTACCTACCCCAGGGCTGTGGGGCCGTCCCCCTAGTCCTTGGCCTCAGCCTCAGCGGCCTACCTCACCTCTGCCCGCATCGCCTAGGAATAGTCCTGTTGCCCCCCAGGGCTCTCGGTCTGGGCCATCCCCCACCGCCGGAGCACCACCTGCGGGGGCGGCTTTGCCCTCGCCCCCTCGTTTGCCCCAGGCTTCGCCCACACCGGGACACCCCACGCCGCCCGCCGCTGTTCCCAGCCGCAGCCAGACTCAGGCTGGACTGATTTTGGTCATCCTGTCTACCCTGGCTTTGTCGATTCACAATGTCTTGGTTGGGCTGATTGGCTTTGGCGGTCAGGTGTTTGGCCAAATTCCGGTGGCGGCTATCTTCCCCCTCAGTCTGCCCAATTCCCTCCTCTTGTTGTGGCTGCGAATGGTAGTGGTGGTGCCGCTGATGGTAGTCGTAGCCCAACGGCTGCGCCCTACCGTTGGCCAAGAAATTGGCCAGGTTCTGTCCCAGGCTGATCGTCGGCCCCTGATGCAGGTGGTGGCTAGCGGGAGCTTTTTGTTCCTCTCCCAGGTGTTGATCTACAAGGCCATCTCCGAGATCGGCCCAGGGGTAGCCGTGACGCTGCTGTTCATGTATCCCCTGATCACGGTACCGCTGGCTTGGGCGCTGTTTGGGGATCGACCCACGCCCCTCCGCTTGGTTGTGATGGTGGCGATCACCATGGGCATTGTGTTCACGGCTCTGCCGCGCATCTCCAGCGACCTCAGCACCAGCCTAGTCTCGCCCTGGGGGGTGGGGGCCGCGCTGCTCTCTAGTGTGGCCTTTGCGCTGTACCTGGTGGCCATGCAGCTCAGTTTTCGACGCCTCCACCCGGTGCCCGTTAGCCTGATGCAGTTTTCCACCGTCTTTGTGCTCACTAGCGTGATTTTGATTGGCGGATCCTTTGTGGGCATTCAGCCTAGCCAGCCTGCCAGCGCGGCGGGCCTATATGTGGGTGGCCTGATGCTTGGGTTCCTCACCCTGCTGGGCTATCTATTTAATAACTATGGCGTCAAGCTGATGGGGGCCGCCCAGGCTTCCATCGTGGCGGCCAGTGGCCCCGTGGTGACGGCGGTGCTGGCCTATGTGGTGCTACCCGGAGAGAAATCGTCCCTGCAATTCATTCAGTGGATGGGGGTGGTACTGGTAACACTGGGGGTCGTGTCCCTTAGCCTCGAAC contains:
- a CDS encoding DMT family transporter; this encodes MGPNDHLPNDPSLLSAAAANEAMRGLSQDLEALRQKISAQLADDITYLQTRKQRLMADIETLEDDFSQLKAEYQALRASQGQLLSEQQMAQQQVWAKRLAQALATHLQARLTESLLAPGVVTGGDTLTSFTEASERLSALDQSLHSALKAIQQDLQGYQSSLSQQVSRMHSMEQQGEAILEALVTRLSQQLQGQMVQPQRMPSRSPAEGALLPSPRTPELPTPGLWGRPPSPWPQPQRPTSPLPASPRNSPVAPQGSRSGPSPTAGAPPAGAALPSPPRLPQASPTPGHPTPPAAVPSRSQTQAGLILVILSTLALSIHNVLVGLIGFGGQVFGQIPVAAIFPLSLPNSLLLLWLRMVVVVPLMVVVAQRLRPTVGQEIGQVLSQADRRPLMQVVASGSFLFLSQVLIYKAISEIGPGVAVTLLFMYPLITVPLAWALFGDRPTPLRLVVMVAITMGIVFTALPRISSDLSTSLVSPWGVGAALLSSVAFALYLVAMQLSFRRLHPVPVSLMQFSTVFVLTSVILIGGSFVGIQPSQPASAAGLYVGGLMLGFLTLLGYLFNNYGVKLMGAAQASIVAASGPVVTAVLAYVVLPGEKSSLQFIQWMGVVLVTLGVVSLSLERLITLQRAARRSDPA